A stretch of the Lolium perenne isolate Kyuss_39 chromosome 3, Kyuss_2.0, whole genome shotgun sequence genome encodes the following:
- the LOC127346051 gene encoding uncharacterized protein isoform X1 — protein sequence MASMAEDPAANQGKKEEEEFSTGPLSVLMLSVKNNTQVLINCRNNKKLLGRVRAFDRHCNMVLENVREMWTEVPKTGKGKKKALPVNKDRFISKMFLRGDSVIIVLRNPK from the exons ATGGCGTCCATGGCAGAGGACCCCGCTGCCAAT CAGGgaaagaaggaggaggaggagttcaGCACGGGGCCTCTGTCCGTGCTCATGCTCAGCGTCAAGAACAACACTCAG GTGCTTATCAACTGCCGGAACAACAAGAAGTTACTTGGCCGCGTGAGGGCATTCGACCGTCACTGCAACATGGTTCTTGAGAACGTCAGGGAGATGTGGACTGAG GTTCCAAAGACTGGCAAGGGCAAGAAGAAGGCTCTTCCAGTGAACAAGGACAGGTTCATCAGCAAGATGTTCCTCCGCGGGGACTCGGTCATCATTGTCCTCAGGAACCCCAAGTGA
- the LOC127346051 gene encoding uncharacterized protein isoform X2: MASMAEDPAANGKKEEEEFSTGPLSVLMLSVKNNTQVLINCRNNKKLLGRVRAFDRHCNMVLENVREMWTEVPKTGKGKKKALPVNKDRFISKMFLRGDSVIIVLRNPK, translated from the exons ATGGCGTCCATGGCAGAGGACCCCGCTGCCAAT GgaaagaaggaggaggaggagttcaGCACGGGGCCTCTGTCCGTGCTCATGCTCAGCGTCAAGAACAACACTCAG GTGCTTATCAACTGCCGGAACAACAAGAAGTTACTTGGCCGCGTGAGGGCATTCGACCGTCACTGCAACATGGTTCTTGAGAACGTCAGGGAGATGTGGACTGAG GTTCCAAAGACTGGCAAGGGCAAGAAGAAGGCTCTTCCAGTGAACAAGGACAGGTTCATCAGCAAGATGTTCCTCCGCGGGGACTCGGTCATCATTGTCCTCAGGAACCCCAAGTGA
- the LOC127346052 gene encoding rho GTPase-activating protein 2-like has translation MDIGGGGAGAGKEVDQVAGGSEQPQQRMKIGWPTEVRHVAHVTFDRFHGFRGVPAELQPEPALAKAPSASKTAFGVSTESMQCAHDARGNSVPSILLHLQRRLYDQGGLTTEGIFRVAADGAQEQRVRQHLDLAGTIPDDDDDGAAVDVHCLAGLIKAWFRELPGGLLDALPEEEVARCTTAEEAGRLCGKLAPAKAALLDWAVQLMADVASEEGRNRMGARNVAMVFAPNMTQAADPLTALKYAVQVMNFLNQLIERALRQRREQAAAATAKLIS, from the exons ATGGACATCGGGGGCGGCGGCGCTGGCGCCGGCAAGGAGGTGGATCAGGTCGCCGGCGGCAGCGAGCAGCCGCAGCAGAGGATGAAGATCGGGTGGCCCACCGAAGTGCGCCACGTCGCGCACGTCACCTTCGATCGCTTCCATGGCTTCCGCGGCGTGCCCGCCGAGCTCCAGCCCGAgcccgccctcgccaaggcccccAGCGCAAG CAAGACGGCGTTCGGCGTGTCGACGGAGTCGATGCAGTGCGCGCACGACGCGCGGGGCAACAGCGTCCCGTCCATCCTGCTCCACCTGCAGCGCCGCCTTTACGACCAGGGCGGGCTGACCACGGAGGGCATCTTCCGCGTGGCCGCCGACGGCGCCCAGGAGCAGCGCGTCCGGCAGCACCTCGACCTCGCCGGCACCATccctgacgacgacgacgacggcgccgcAGTGGACGTGCACTGCCTGGCGGGGCTCATCAAGGCGTGGTTCAGGGAGCTCCCGGGCGGGCTGCTGGACGCGCTGCCAGAGGAGGAGGTGGCGCGGTGCAcaacggcggaggaggccgggagGCTCTGCGGGAAACTTGCGCCGGCCAAGGCGGCGCTGCTCGACTGGGCCGTGCAGCTCATGGCGGACGTGGCGAGCGAGGAGGGGCGGAACCGGATGGGCGCGCGCAACGTCGCCATGGTTTTCGCGCCCAACATGACACAG GCGGCGGATCCTCTGACGGCGCTCAAGTACGCGGTGCAGGTGATGAACTTCCTCAACCAGCTCATCGAGCGAGCGCTCCGGCAAAGACGAGAACAAGCAGCGGCAGCAACAGCCAAACTGATCAGTTGA